Proteins from a genomic interval of Rosa chinensis cultivar Old Blush chromosome 2, RchiOBHm-V2, whole genome shotgun sequence:
- the LOC112185727 gene encoding cis-3-alkyl-4-alkyloxetan-2-one decarboxylase, giving the protein MAWAPPPLLSLPLNLLPPSSSPLNSNSHTRSSWLITTRTSSRVTASASDQDQTNNKEKQQDSPAFNPFGFVTDNPSSRSAIQLPDNPADDGNVGQMLNRIEDKGRDYGKYIRSGEHVWFVRETGSAESQRGTIVFLHGAPTQSYSYRNVMSQMSDLGFHCFAPDWLGFGFSDKPQPGYGFDYTEKEFHDEFDRLLDVLGVTSPFYLVVQGFLVGSYGLTWAVKNPSRLEKLAILNSPLTVSSPLPGLFKQLRFPLLGEFTCQNAIMAERFIEAGSAYALKLEKADVYRLPYLSSSGPGFAILEAARKANFQSILSQIASGFASGRWDIPTLVAWGISDKYLPQSVAEEFKKANPNVVNLKLIEGAGHMPQEDWPERVVTALRVFF; this is encoded by the exons ATGGCTtgggctcctcctcctctgctctctctccctctcaacCTTCTCCCACCCTCCTCTTCTCCTCTCAACTCCAACTCCCACACACGCAGCAGCTGGCTCATAACCACTAGAACATCATCAAGAGTCACAGCCAGTGCTTCAGACCAAGACCAAAccaacaacaaagaaaaacaacaaGACTCACCAGCTTTCAATCCCTTTGGTTTTGTCACTGATAACCCCTCAAGCCGTAGCGCCATTCAGCTCCCTGATAACCCTGCAGACGATGGCAATGTTGGCCAAATGCTTAAT AGAATAGAAGACAAGGGGAGGGATTATGGAAAATACATCAGGTCAGGGGAGCATGTATGGTTCGTGAGAGAGACTG GATCAGCTGAGAGCCAACGTGGAACAATTGTCTTCCTTCACGGGGCTCCCACTCAGTCTTATAGCTACAGAAATGTTATGTCTCAG ATGTCGGACCTTGGGTTCCACTGCTTTGCACCTGATTGGCTAGGATTTGGTTTCAGTGACAAACCACAGCCAGGATATGGATTTGACTACACAG AAAAGGAGTTCCACGACGAATTTGACAGATTACTAGATGTGCTGGGGGTCACATCTCCTTTCTATCTAGTCGTTCAG GGATTTCTTGTAGGTTCATATGGATTGACATGGGCAGTAAAAAATCCTAGCAGACTAGAGAAGCTTGCAATTCTAAATAGCCCACTCACCGTGTCATCTCCTCTTCCAGGACTGTTTAAGCAACTAAG ATTTCCTCTACTTGGTGAGTTTACATGTCAGAATGCTATTATGGCTGAGCGCTTTATTGAAGCAGGTAGCGC TTATGCATTGAAGCTGGAAAAGGCTGATGTGTATCGGTTACCATATCTGTCAAGCAGTGGCCCTGGATTtg CTATACTTGAAGCTGCAAGGAAAGCTAATTTCCAAAGCATCCTGAGCCAAATAGCATCTGGCTTTGCATCTGGAAG ATGGGATATACCGACTCTTGTTGCATGGGGAATTTCAGACAAGTATCTACCTCAATCTGTGGCGGAAGAGTTTAAGAAAGCAAACCCCAATGTTGTCAACCTTAAGTTGATAGAAGGTGCCGGGCATATGCCACAGGAGGACTG GCCTGAGAGAGTTGTTACTGCTCTGAGAGTGTTCTTTTAA